From the genome of Candidatus Rhabdochlamydia sp. T3358, one region includes:
- a CDS encoding 50S ribosomal protein L25/general stress protein Ctc has protein sequence MKLVVKPRFSQKKSEVKQIRSVGDIPAVIYSLKKEPASLTVNGQEFDAVLRQMQPGHLPVTVFTLSDGVKECQAIIKEIQYHVITYKVSHIDFEELIDGVDVNVKVPVNCIGTMECVGVKLGGVVRQVMRHVKVKCQPKHIPTKFDIDVKNANIGNSLRVKDLQGITSDVTVLAKDHDVVTVIAKR, from the coding sequence ATGAAGCTTGTAGTGAAACCTCGTTTTAGCCAGAAAAAAAGCGAAGTAAAGCAGATTCGGTCTGTAGGGGATATTCCTGCTGTTATCTATTCTTTAAAGAAAGAGCCTGCGAGTCTAACCGTTAATGGTCAAGAATTTGATGCGGTATTAAGACAAATGCAGCCAGGGCATTTGCCGGTCACTGTTTTTACCTTAAGTGACGGGGTAAAGGAGTGCCAAGCTATTATTAAAGAAATTCAATATCATGTAATTACCTATAAGGTTTCGCATATTGATTTTGAAGAGTTAATAGACGGTGTGGATGTAAATGTAAAAGTGCCTGTTAACTGTATAGGAACAATGGAGTGTGTGGGAGTTAAATTAGGCGGAGTTGTGCGCCAGGTAATGCGCCATGTGAAAGTGAAATGCCAGCCAAAGCATATTCCTACAAAATTCGATATCGATGTAAAGAATGCTAATATTGGAAACTCTTTACGTGTGAAAGATTTGCAAGGAATAACAAGTGATGTAACTGTTCTAGCAAAAGATCATGACGTTGTAACTGTTATTGCAAAAAGATAA
- the pth gene encoding aminoacyl-tRNA hydrolase — protein sequence MRETEKHLLVGLGNPGEKYKNTRHNVGFKAIDFFANQYGLAFRESVRFRGSLAQGCIQDKQVILLKPMTFMNVSGESIKSCVEYFSIPQEKILIVCDDVSIALGKMRMRMKGSSGGHNGLKSVLASLATEEFARLRIGVDFPQLEEDLSDYVLGHFTKEQQKTIEEMLPFVVLVLNEWTAKGIAPSMQLAHSYPDCKNDK from the coding sequence TTGAGAGAAACAGAAAAACATTTACTTGTTGGACTGGGAAATCCTGGTGAAAAGTATAAAAATACAAGGCATAACGTAGGGTTTAAAGCGATTGATTTTTTTGCTAATCAGTATGGCCTTGCTTTTCGTGAATCAGTGCGATTTCGTGGATCTTTAGCTCAAGGTTGCATACAAGACAAGCAGGTCATTTTATTGAAGCCTATGACTTTTATGAACGTAAGTGGGGAATCGATAAAGAGCTGCGTAGAATACTTTTCTATTCCACAAGAGAAGATATTGATTGTTTGTGACGACGTCAGTATTGCTTTAGGAAAGATGAGAATGCGAATGAAGGGATCTTCTGGAGGGCATAACGGATTAAAAAGCGTACTTGCAAGTTTAGCCACTGAAGAATTCGCTAGATTGAGAATTGGTGTGGATTTTCCACAATTGGAAGAGGATTTATCTGATTATGTATTGGGACACTTCACTAAAGAACAGCAAAAAACTATAGAGGAGATGCTCCCTTTTGTCGTCTTGGTCTTAAATGAATGGACTGCAAAAGGAATAGCTCCAAGTATGCAACTGGCCCACAGTTATCCAGATTGCAAAAATGACAAATAA
- the rplI gene encoding 50S ribosomal protein L9: MRNQRQRSQLLLLKDVQQLGRSGDIVHVKPGYAWNYLIPTGRAVFPDKRTLRNQANLKEQREQQAKLDREESELIAKKLEEMSLEIFVKVDPDGHMYGSVKPQDIVHLLQENQQINLDRRNILTSTIKELGTYKISLSLKENVPAQFTLHVIKEV, translated from the coding sequence ATGCGTAACCAACGGCAACGTAGTCAATTACTACTTTTAAAAGATGTCCAGCAACTTGGACGCAGCGGAGATATTGTGCATGTAAAGCCCGGCTATGCATGGAACTATCTGATCCCTACAGGTAGAGCGGTTTTTCCTGATAAGCGTACATTGCGCAATCAAGCAAACCTTAAAGAACAAAGAGAACAGCAAGCAAAATTAGATCGTGAAGAATCTGAATTAATTGCTAAAAAGTTAGAGGAAATGTCTTTAGAAATCTTTGTAAAGGTAGATCCTGATGGTCATATGTATGGATCTGTAAAACCGCAAGACATTGTACACTTACTGCAGGAAAATCAGCAGATTAACTTAGATCGTCGTAATATTTTAACTTCGACTATTAAAGAGTTAGGAACATATAAAATTTCTCTTTCCCTCAAGGAAAATGTGCCCGCACAATTTACTTTGCATGTGATTAAAGAGGTCTAA
- the ispE gene encoding 4-(cytidine 5'-diphospho)-2-C-methyl-D-erythritol kinase, which translates to MNLENFKGKDQALKLLSPAKVNLFFRIHHQRQDKYHQISSLYQAINLSDTLSICLADKDGFHCNLDHLCDLQENFIWKAIFLFRQKTGWNQKLSIYLQKSIPLQAGLGGGSSNAATMLWALNLLSRYHFKESLLALWAAELGSDMPFFFSEGTAYCQGKGEIIQNVANLPPTHFWLAVPQFGLSTPLVYQTCDVKNLPHWDSVKALSDATQGKLILKNDLEPAAFYLKPELQIIKHQLLEMGFTQVSITGSGTAFICFGSLEKPESSEIIFYPVHFLQRKLGYWYE; encoded by the coding sequence TTGAATCTAGAAAATTTTAAGGGGAAAGATCAAGCTCTTAAGCTGCTTTCCCCTGCTAAAGTTAATCTATTTTTTCGCATACATCATCAGAGACAAGATAAATACCATCAAATCTCCTCTCTTTATCAAGCAATCAACTTATCAGATACCCTTTCTATTTGTTTAGCTGATAAAGATGGTTTTCATTGCAATTTGGATCACCTCTGTGATCTACAAGAAAATTTCATTTGGAAAGCTATATTTTTATTTCGTCAAAAAACAGGCTGGAATCAAAAGCTGTCTATTTACTTGCAAAAGAGCATTCCTTTGCAAGCGGGTTTAGGAGGAGGAAGCAGCAATGCAGCAACGATGCTGTGGGCTCTTAATCTGCTCTCTCGTTACCATTTTAAGGAAAGTCTATTAGCTCTTTGGGCAGCTGAATTAGGTTCTGATATGCCTTTTTTCTTCTCTGAAGGAACAGCTTATTGTCAAGGAAAAGGGGAGATCATACAGAATGTAGCTAACCTACCGCCCACTCATTTTTGGTTAGCAGTGCCTCAATTTGGCTTATCTACTCCTCTAGTCTATCAAACATGTGATGTAAAGAACTTGCCTCATTGGGATAGTGTCAAAGCTTTATCCGATGCAACCCAAGGTAAACTCATTTTAAAAAATGATTTAGAGCCGGCAGCTTTTTATCTAAAACCTGAACTACAGATCATCAAACATCAGCTTTTAGAAATGGGGTTTACACAAGTGTCTATAACAGGCAGCGGCACAGCTTTCATCTGCTTTGGATCTTTAGAAAAACCAGAATCATCAGAAATCATTTTTTATCCTGTGCATTTTTTACAAAGAAAGCTAGGCTATTGGTATGAATAA
- the rfaD gene encoding ADP-glyceromanno-heptose 6-epimerase, with protein sequence MNNDQFIVITGAAGLIGSCCVRYLNDLGFTNLILVDDIKKTNKWKNLLNKKYVDFISKHQLFDWLKGKEKEIKAFIHLGACSDTLEQNEEYLMQNNLHYSIRLAEYALRAKHRFIYASSAATYGDGSQGFIDDHARLEYLKPLNPYGFSKYAFDLWLKQQGFLDQVVGLKYFNVFGPNENHKGRMASMIYKMTSLVQKEKLIRLFASSDPDQFADGEQCRDFIYVKDACQMTCEFLKNSIGGIFNIGSGATTTWRSLALAIFKALKIPPSITFIEMPKELGSQYQNYTCADMEKYIKNVKQPKLYSIEDAVEDYVQNYLIVDKRW encoded by the coding sequence ATGAATAACGATCAGTTTATTGTAATCACGGGAGCTGCGGGATTAATAGGTTCTTGCTGTGTCCGCTATTTAAATGATCTAGGCTTTACCAATCTGATTTTAGTCGATGATATCAAAAAAACAAATAAATGGAAAAATCTTTTAAATAAGAAATATGTCGATTTTATCTCCAAGCATCAGTTGTTTGATTGGCTGAAAGGCAAAGAAAAAGAAATAAAGGCTTTTATTCATTTAGGAGCTTGTTCTGATACTTTAGAACAAAATGAAGAATACTTGATGCAAAATAACCTGCACTACTCCATTCGTTTAGCTGAGTATGCCCTTAGGGCAAAACATCGATTTATTTATGCTTCTTCTGCTGCTACATATGGGGATGGATCCCAAGGATTTATTGATGATCACGCTAGGCTTGAGTATTTAAAACCCTTAAATCCATACGGCTTTTCTAAATATGCTTTTGATTTATGGTTGAAACAGCAGGGGTTTTTGGATCAAGTTGTAGGCTTAAAGTATTTTAATGTTTTCGGGCCTAATGAAAATCATAAAGGACGTATGGCTTCTATGATTTATAAAATGACATCGCTTGTGCAAAAGGAAAAACTGATTCGTTTATTTGCTTCTTCAGACCCAGATCAATTTGCTGATGGGGAACAGTGTCGCGACTTTATTTATGTAAAAGATGCCTGTCAGATGACCTGTGAGTTCTTAAAAAATTCCATAGGTGGTATTTTTAATATAGGGTCAGGAGCTACTACTACATGGCGCTCTTTAGCTTTAGCTATTTTTAAAGCGTTGAAAATACCACCTAGCATTACATTTATAGAAATGCCTAAAGAGCTCGGTTCTCAATATCAAAATTATACCTGCGCAGATATGGAAAAATATATAAAAAATGTAAAGCAACCTAAGCTGTATTCTATAGAAGATGCGGTAGAAGACTATGTGCAAAATTATTTAATTGTGGATAAGAGATGGTAA
- the rpsR gene encoding 30S ribosomal protein S18: MEFSYEEKQTVEKPFAKKSKQCPFKSAGVRHIDYKDVETLVRFITERGKIIPRRITGVSAYYQRKLAQAIKQSRHVAFLPFVAQD, from the coding sequence ATAGAGTTTAGTTATGAAGAAAAACAAACGGTTGAGAAGCCTTTTGCAAAAAAGAGCAAGCAATGTCCTTTTAAATCAGCTGGAGTGCGCCATATTGATTATAAAGATGTTGAAACACTAGTTCGTTTTATTACAGAGCGCGGTAAGATCATCCCAAGAAGAATTACTGGTGTATCTGCCTATTACCAACGTAAATTAGCTCAAGCGATCAAACAATCAAGACATGTGGCTTTTTTACCATTTGTCGCACAAGATTAA